AACTAGATTACGTCTGTTGCTCACTCCACTTGAAAGCAAAGTGCTACATCAAAATCTCCTAAATCACTTGGTCATAATGAGCTAGACATACTAATACTCCAGCAGCAAACAAACATCTGCCATCGTTCAAATCAGTTGATTAGCAGCCAAACGCAAAACGAAGACATGAGACGGCTTGTTTCGTACCTTTTCACTTGTCATTTTCTTCAGGTTTCTGCATTCGCCGTTGTCCATCTCCTCTGGCTCACTTCTAATGGCTAACGGTGGTACAACAATCCGTGTGGAATCCAGGGCGATATTCCCAAGTTGCTCAGTCACAGCCAAGTCTGTATTTTGCGTACCCTCAAATGGAATGCCACGACATGCCAAAGGCAAAACTAGGGCACCTACATCCTTCTCAGTAGTAGCCACAAATTCACTTCTCTCCTTCTTAGTTTTCCCAGAACCACCCTCTTTGTCTTTCTTTCCACCAGGAACATTCCGGGAGGCTTTGCTGCTCTTCTCGGCACCCTTTCCAGAGTTGGTGTTTGCCGTGGGACCTGTACCAATGGCGGATCCTGTGACCTCACCCTGGGTTCGCACCTGGGCCTCTTTCTTGGCCCCGTCTGAGGCCAAGGCCTTGCCACTGTCCTTTGAGCTCTTACTACGCTTTGATTTGGGTTTACTCTCTTTGCCTTGAGCAGCGGGTACGGGGCTAACAAATGTAATGTTGTCCGGTAGAGCTGCTACAGCGCTGGGAGGGGCAGCCATGCCCCCACCGTCTTTAGTACCAGACATCTCAAGTTTGTCCTTTTCTAGGTCTGCGTCAAGGTCAATGATCAGATTGCCAACACCTATATCCCATTCGTCGCCGCTGTCATAAGTGTCCACTGCATTAGAGTCCACACCTTTCCCGCCTGCAGTGCCACTGCTTAGGGACATCTTAGTGCCAGCGGCCCAGGCGCGCCACAGTTAAGTCTGACCTTCTCAGACCACTGGAGGCAGTGGGAGAAGGCTTACAGCAGCTTTAGGGTCTTCTCCGTATCCCCTTCCCAGTAACCCACATTGTTTGCTctgtaaagagaggaagagaaaatgtgtgaaAAGTACGCAGTCAAAAGTCAAGCTCTAACATTCCAAGATAAACTATAATGAGATCAGATATTCGAATCTTGTAACACAGGAAGGTCTGGCAGGCAAGACGGTATCCACTTTCATAAAGTATTGTAAACCTACAAAGCACTTTCAGACAATGTGTACAAATAATTATTCCTAAACAGGTGCCTGAGGGAAAGTCTTTCTGACAATGTTTTGTCTCGTTGACCTAATGTGTAGTCTCGTTGACCTAATGTGTAGTCTCGTTGACCTAATGTGTAGTCTCTGTAGCTCGTTGACCTAATGTGTAGTCTCGTTGACCTAATGTGTAGTCTCTGTATCTCATTGACCTAATGTGTAGTCTCGTTGACCTAATGTGTAGTCTCGTTGATCTAATGTGTAGTCTCGTTGATCTAATGTGTAGTCTCGTTGATCTAATGTGTAGTCTCATTGATCTAATGTGTAGTCTCGTTGATCTAATGTGTAGTGTGTATTTGACCTAATTTGAAGGTGCAATAGCTTTGCTTATCATAAACTGTACCATTCCTGAAAACAATAACCAAGCTTCCTCGATGCACTCTCAAGTTCAGGCAGAAAGCAGCCTTTAGGTTTACAAGGCACATGGCGGCTTTGCCAGGGAGGGTGAGGTTTCTGCAAAACACCAAACACATATGGAGTCCATTTCCTCTTTTACCAGCAGGTTGACGTCAGGCAGGACTAAAGAGACCTCTGAAATCATCAAAGCCACAAAGCCTTCCCCAGAGATCAAGCTCCAGGCTCCTCACCAAAGCTCCTCCCTCACCGGATATTTAGTCTAATTAACACCATGACATATCAATCCACTGCAGTCAACAAAAGCACCAAAACAAGGTTGACTTCTACTGCCGGCATCAAAGCCCACTTACCCAGTTTGCTCTATATAAACTAATgggggagaagaaaaaaaacagtgtCAGCATTAATGATCTGTAATGAAGGTCTTGATGAAGCAACCATGATCTTATTAGGCTACCTCTCCGCTGTGAGACATTTAATACGACACACAAATAGATTAGCATTCATAAATCAGTGGGGGTGGGAGGACCTGACTAAACAAAAAGAAACACTTAGGCCTAAGTTCTGGTTCATCTTAGCCAGCCTGTACGATCAAGCGGACCAAAATGTAAGGCAAAAAGAGACTCTCTAGCAATGGCCTTCTTCTTAACCTGTTTGTTCTGAGTTATTGGTATTCCCCACacaagcattttttttttacacgtgACAGACCAATAAAGAGTGAAACAAGACCCAGGCATTTTATGGGCCCCGACACACATTGCCTCCATTGAGGCAGATCACAGCCCTTTGCCTCCATTGAGATAGATCACAGCCCTTTGCCTCCATTGAGGCAGATCACAGCCCTTTGCCTCCATTGAGATAGATCACAGCCCTTTGCCTCCATTGAGGCAGATCACAGCCCTTTGCCTCCATTGAGATAGATCACAGCCCTTTGCCTCCATTGAGATAGATCACAGCCCTTTGCCTCCATTGAGATAGATCACAGCCCTTTGCCTCCATTGAGATAGATCACAGCCCTTTGCCTCCATTGAGATAGATCACAGCCCTTTGCCTCCATTGAGATAGATCACAGCCCTTTGCCTCCATTGAGATAGATCACAGCCCTTTGCCTCCATTGAGATAGATCACAGCCCTTTGCCTCCATTGAGATAGATCACAGCCCTTTGCCGCTTTTGATTTCCTAACACTAGGTCAAAAACAACTCGTGTGCCGGAAGAGGAGCTTCTCCTTCACAAGCCCTCTTTTCAAGGCACTTATCATATGAATGCCTTGGCGTAACCCTTTTGCTCCTTCATGACAATGGAAGGCtaattctccctccctccctcccaccctcccacacacacacacacacacacacacacacacacacacacacacacacacacacacacacacacagagagaaagaaagagcgtgATGCACTCGAGATGTTTGCATAGTCTGAGATGCATGACACGTAACATAAACAAAGTACATTACCATTTTAGATACTCTGCTTTGGCATTATTCTAGAAATGGAAAGGTaaataacaacaaaaatgtaACTTTACAACAAACAAAATCTTCCCTTCACAGGAAACAGGATATAGCCAGTGGATTAGCCACCGTTTTCAGCATTGGCTCCTTCCTTGCTCTAGCTACTATAGCTCTGGCTGTGTTGCAGAGTGTTCTGTTGAACTCTTGACATGCTCGGCCAGCAGCAGGGTAAAATGCTCCGTCTGCGTTTGATTGGTTGTGAAGCCAGATGGTCAGacagggggtggggtgggggggggagaataaataaaaataactcTTTAGTAGTCTGGTCTAATCCTTTAGTCACAGGGATTGAGCCTGCTGAGAGGGGCAAGCATTCCCGTCAAATACAATCCCAACTAAAAAACTTGAGGCCACAGAATCAGGAAGAATCTAGTCAAACATACTGCAAAAATGGATGGGTTCTACCTGATAAACACTTAGGCTGTCTGACTATCaatctgctgctactctctgttcatcatatatgcatagtcactttaaccatatctacatgtacatactacctcaatcagcctgactaaccggtgtctgtatgtagccttgatacttttatagcctcgctactgtatatagcctgtctttttactgttgttttatttctttacttacctattgttcatcCAATACCTtattttgcactattggttagagcctgtaagtaagcatttcactgtaaggtctatctatacctgttgtattcggcgcatgtgacaaataaactaatttgatttgatcaatctGCGATTTTAAGAACTCTATCCTGCAATGTCAGGGAAAGACCGTGTTGAAAAGATAACATAGAATCTAATAAGACTTTTTGTGCTGCTTGAAATGACAGTCGATTATTCTAAGGCAAGCAGGATGCCAGAGCTATTCTGAGAACTGCCTTTCTGGTGAACTGTCTCTAATTCCACACTTAATTAAACGAACTGAAGTCGGAGGATTTCAGCAGGATGAGACGTGATTACAAAATGTCCACTCGCTGCTCTGCTCTCTTTTCATTGTCCTTCAGTAACACGCTCCTTACATGGTAATTGTTCCAAAAGAATCTGGGCAGGTCCATGGCAGAGTGATGTCAAGACTCAGatgtttcactttaaaatgtatgatAAACAAAAGCCAATCACTGCAAAGGTATACAagccatacaactctatgcacaaggactaatTAATTTCCACAGAAAATATTACAAAACCACATTTAtattcaacaaaaatataaacgcaacatgtacagtgttggtaccatgtttcatgagttgaaataaaagatcccagaaatgttccatacacacaaaaagcttatttctctcaaatctgGTGCACAACACCAGTCTggatgtcaacagtgaagagacaactccaggatgctggccttctagacagagttgcaaagaaaaagccatatctcagactggccaataaaaagataagattaagatgggcaaaagaacacacgacactggacagaggaactctgcctagaaggccagcatcctggagtcgcctctttactgttgaagttgagactggtgtttttcgggtaccatttaatgaagctgtcagttgaggacttgtgaggcgtctgtttctcaaactagacattctaatgtacttgtcctcttgctcagttgtgcaccggggcctcccactcctctttctattctggttagagccagtttgcgctgttctgtgaagggagtagtacacatcgtTGTACATGACCTTCAGtatcttggcaatttctcgcatggaagcCTTCATttgtcagaacaagaatagactggcgagtttcagagaaagtactttgtttctggccattttgagtctgtaatcgaacccgcaaatgctgatgctccagatactcaactagtctaaagaaggccagttttattgcttctttaaatcagaacatctttcagctgtgctaacataattgcaaaagggttttctaatgatcaattagccttttaaaatgataaatttggattagctaacacaacgtgccattggaacacaggagtgatggttgctgataaagggcctctgtacacctatgtagatattccattaaaaatctgccgtttcaagctacaatagtcatttacgacattagcaatgtctacactgtatttctgatcaatttgatgttattttaatgtttttgaaaaaaaagtgattttctttcaaaaacaatgacatttctaagtgaacccaaactAGAGTATCTACTttttttatacacacacacacacacacacacacactatcagtcaaaagtttggacacactgtaTTCCCAATCTGGctctcataccatcacggtcacctaatcatccccagcttacaattggctcattcatcccccctctcccctgtaaccattccccaggtcgttgttgTAAAtgggaatgtgttctcagtcaacttacctggtaaaataagggttgtacaaaaaaaagtgttttcctttatttttactattttctacattgcagaataatagtaaagacatcaaaactatgaaataacacacatggaatcatgaggTAACTAAAAAAGTAGCCACCTTCAGCcataatgacagctttgcacactcttggcattctctcaaccagcttcacctggaatgctttttcaacaggcttgaaggagttcccacatatgctgagcacttgttggctgcttttccttcactccgcggtccaactcatcccaaaccatctcaattgggtagaggtcgggtgattgggcaggccaggtcatctgatgcagcacttcatcactctccttcttggtcaaataacccttacacagcctggaggtgtgttgggtcattgtcctgttgaaaaacaaataatagtcccactaagcgcaaaccagatgggatggcgtatcgctgcagaatgctgtggtagccatgctgggtcagtgtgctttgaattttaaataaacccctgacagtgtcaccagcaaagcacccccacaccaccacctccatgcttcacggtgggaaccacacatacagagatcatctgttcacctactctgcatctcacaaagacaagatctcaaatttggactcatcagaccaaaggacagatttccaccagtccaatgctcatgtttcttgggcaaagcaagtctcttcttattattggtgtcctttagtattcgtttctttgcagcaattcgaccatgaaggtctgattcacgcagtctcctctgaacagttgatgttgagatgtgtctgttagtttgggctgcaatttctgatgctggtaactctaatgaacttatcctctgaagcagaggtaactctgggtcttcctttcctgtggcggtccttatgagagccagtttcatcatagcgcttgatggtttttgtgactgcacttcaagaaacgttcaaagttcttgaaatgttcatgattgactggctttcatgtcttaaaagtaatgatggactatcgtttctctttgattatttgagctgttcttgccataatatggacttggtcttttactaaatagggctatcttctgtataccaaccctacctcgtcacaactgattggcacaaacgcattcacttttaacaaggcacaccagttaattgaaatgcattccaggtgactacctcatgaagctggttgagagaattccaagagtgtgcaaagctgtcaacaaggcaaaagggtggctactttgattaatctcaaatataaaatatatatttgtttaacacttttttggttacttcatgattccatatgtgttatttcatagttttgatgtcttcactattattctacaatgtagaaataaagtaaaaataaagaaaaaccctggaatgagtaggtgtccaaacttttgactggcactgtatatagtgtatatttacGTTGTATCATACATGATGAAttcaaaaaaatgtatcataattACTCCTTGTTAGAAAAAAGTTAGGTCCAAATCGAATCTTAGGTACTATAATTTATTGAATAGTACATGAATCCTAttaattaaaatggccaatttgggtgctaacaattagcttaatttctcagagattaaATGATATTGTAACAATAATATTGCAGGAATTGTATCCGTTTCTAACGACAGAAAGGATTTCAGAACAACCTGATGGTTTCCGTCCTCTTTCTGGTGCTTTCTGGAGGTGGAACGACCAAGACTCCTGTTTTCAGAACAACCTGATGGTTTCCATCCTCTTTCTGGTGCTTTCTGGAGGTGGAACGACCAAGACTCCTGATTTCAGAACAACCTGATGGTTTCCATCCTCTTTCTGGTGCTTTCTGGAGGTGGAACGACCAAGACTCCTGTTTTCAGAACAACCTGATGGTTTCCATCCTCTTTCTGGTGCTTTCTGGAGGTGGAACGACCAAGACTCCTGTTTTCAGAACAACCTGATGGTTTCCATCCTCTTTCTGGTGCTTTCTGGAGGTGGAACGACCAAGACTCCTGATTTCAGAACAACCTGATGGTTTCCATCCTCTTTCTGGTGCTTTCTGGAGGTGGAACGACCAAGACTCCTGTTTTCAGAACAACCTGATGGTTTCCATCCTCTTTCTGGTGCTTTCTGGAGGTGGAACGACCAAGACTCCTGTTTTCAGAACAACCTGATGGTTTCCATCGTCTTTCTGGTGCTTTCTGGAGGTGGAACGACCAAGACTCCTGTTTTCAGAACAACCTGATGGTTTCCATCCTCTTTCTGGTGCTTTCTGGAGGTGGAACGACCAAGACTCCTGATTTCAGAACAACCTGATGGTTTCCATCCTCTTTCTGGTGCTTTCTGGAGGTGGAACGACCAAGACTCCTGTTTTCAGAACAACCTGATGGTTTCCATCCTCTTTCTGGTGCTTTCTGGAGGTGGAACGACCAAGACTCCTGTTTTCAGAACAACCTGATGGTTTCCATCCTCTTTCTGGTGCTTTCTGGAGGTGGAACGACCAAGACTCCTGATTTCAGAACAACCTGATGGTTTCCATCCTCTTTCTGGTGCTTTCTGGAGGTGGAACGACCAAGACTCCTGTTTTCAGAACAACCTGATGGTTTCCATCCTCTTTCTGGTGCTTTCTGGAGGTGGAACGACCAAGACTCCTGTTTTCAGAACAACCTGATGGTTTCCATCGTCTTTCTGGTGCTTTCTGGAGGTGGAACGACCAAGACTCCTGTTTTCAGAACAACCTGATGGTTTCCATCGTCTTTCTGGTGCTTTCTGGAGGTGGAACGACCAAGACTCCTGTTTTCAGAACAACCTGATGGTTTCCATCCTCTTTCTGGTGCTTTCTGGAGGTGGAACGACCAAGACTCCTGTTTTCAGAACAACCTGATGGTTTCCATCCTCTTTCTGGTGCTTTCTGGAGGTGGAACGACCAAGACTCCTGTTTTCAGAACAACCTGATGGTTTCCATCCTCTTTCTGGTGCTTTCTGGAGGTGGAACGACCAAGACTCCTGTTTTCAGAACAACCTGATGGTTTCCATCCTCTTTCTGGTGCTTTCTGGAGGTGGAACGACCAAGACTCCTGTTTT
This genomic window from Salvelinus namaycush isolate Seneca chromosome 8, SaNama_1.0, whole genome shotgun sequence contains:
- the LOC120052345 gene encoding zinc finger protein 609-like, with the protein product MSLSSGTAGGKGVDSNAVDTYDSGDEWDIGVGNLIIDLDADLEKDKLEMSGTKDGGGMAAPPSAVAALPDNITFVSPVPAAQGKESKPKSKRSKSSKDSGKALASDGAKKEAQVRTQGEVTGSAIGTGPTANTNSGKGAEKSSKASRNVPGGKKDKEGGSGKTKKERSEFVATTEKDVGALVLPLACRGIPFEGTQNTDLAVTEQLGNIALDSTRIVVPPLAIRSEPEEMDNGECRNLKKMTSEKMESPVSTPATPPLHVMAPVGNSNDSIASPCEQIMVRTRSVASNTTDMALATEPECLGPCEPGTSVNLEGIVWQETEDENIPGHPYCLRSDGLDSLIKRTSLVIPTASDLTDWTH